GCGCCAGGCTGACGATCGTCAGTCCGGCCGTGACCGGGATCAGGCCTGGGGCCCAGGGTGGGCGGGTGCGCAGCTTGGCCCAGGTGTCGAGGCACCAGCTGAGGCCGGCGGCGCCCAGCATGGCCTGAACCCACCAGGGCCAGATCACGGAGCGCCGACCTCTACCATGACGGCCAGCAGCGCGAGGATCGCGGTCGCCAGCCCGATCAGCGCGTTTTCCAGCGTCAGCAGTCGTCGCCACCATGCGCCTCGCCTGCGCCCCCACTTCTTCGACATGAGCCCTCGCTTGGCTTGCCGCCCGGCAGGTGCGCCGGAGGAAGGGCGCAGCGGCAGGGCTTTCAAGAGTCGTTGTTATCCCAGCTCGCTAGAGAGGGCGAGTCCCCACAACCTGAACTGGAGATCGCGATGAGCATCCGCATCGTCCATGAAAAGCTGACCGCCGCAGGATACGACCCGGGCGAGCCTGATGGCCGCTGGGGGCGCGGATACCGAGGCGGCGTCGGACAAGGCGCTGGTGCCGCGACGCCGGTGTACAGCTGTAGGGGCCTTGTTTTTAAGTAAAGCGTCGCGTGGTATTATGTATCTCTTGACGCGCCTTGCAAAAGTCGATGGCAAACGGTGAGTTTGTCGTTGTCAATACGTCTCGAAAGATGTCTCGATAACGCGTTTTTTACATCAGCCCTTTTTCTAAGTGTTTTCAATATGCTCAAATTTTGTCGGTTTCCGGATCGGCAATGGCGGGCCAACAATGAAAAAACTACGCTAAAACAAATCAGTAAATTGGTTTTGTGTAATCGAGTGGGAGTGATCCTGGCCTTTCGGGAGATTTCGATATCGCTTGAGAAAGCGCCGATAAGTCACTGACGTAAAAGTGAATTCTGACGAGACCCTTCGAAGCCTTTCGGAGGGTCTCGCTTTTGTGATGCCGTCATTTCTGACGGCATCGCGGCGGTTGCCTTCGCGGACTCTGCTCCATGCCGTCGCGCCAGTGGCGAGGCGGATGGCAGCATTAATCAAGCTGCTGATTTTAAAGAGAAAAACTCACTAAAATTCGCCCATTTCCGCCTGACGGCATTTATGGACAGGGACGGCCTCCGCTGATGACCGGGCAGGGCTGCCTGACGCCTCCGTTCAGGGTTCCAGCAAGGCCAGAAGGGCGAAGCTGGCCAGCCAATGCTCGCCCATATAGTCGCCCGTGACGTGGGTGAGGGCGGCGTCCAGGTGGGCCGCCGCCGCCCGGGCGCCGATCGCGCGGCGCGCGTCGCCGACGGGAAACGCCGCGATGATTTCGCGCCAGCACCAGCCTCGGCTCAGGTTCAAACCGTCGAGATGCGCGATCTTGCCGTCGGCGCGGTCGCTGACGCGGGCGGGCGTCAGCAGACTTGCGGGCCGTCCTTCGGACAGGGCGGGCAGGAAGGCGTCGAACCAGGCGGCGAAATCGTCGGGTGACAGCACGCGCCGCATCAGCACAGCCTCCATCAGAGCCGGCGACAGGAACTCGTCCTGCGATGGCTCCCACGCCTGACAATCGCGGTCCTCAGCGTGCCAGCGTCGGGCGGCGTCGCGGCACAGAGCGGCCAGGTCCGGGTCATGGACGTCGGCGTAGTCCAGCGTCAGCCGCAGGGCGAAGGCGGTGTTGTAGTGGGTCCCCGTCCGCACGGGATAGTCGGCCAGCGGCAGGAAGGCCTTGAACCTGTCGGCGAAGATCCCGGCCAACGGGCGAAGGATCTCAGCCCAGCGACGGCCTTCGTCGGTGTCATGCCGCTCCACCTCCGCCGCCAGCATCAAGAGCCAGGCCCAGCCGTAAGGGCGCTCGAAGCCGCGCGCCTCGGGTCGCGCCAGATAGGCGGCCTCGCCCATGACCTTTTCGGCCGTGAACAGGTCGTCGGCCAGGACGCGGATCGCAGGCGCCTCAGCCATGCCGGGATGCAGGCGATAGAGGGTGAACAGGGTCCACCAACCGTGGACGCAGGAATGCCAGTCGAAACTGCCGAAGAAGATCGGGTGCATGTCGCGCGGCGTGCGCGCGTCCTGCGGCCCGGTCAGCACATGCATGATGTGGTTGGGATATTCCCGCGTCACATGGCCCAGCGCCGTGGCGGCGAAGCGGGAGGCGAGGGCGGCGTCGAGGGTCTGGGTCATGTCAGAACCGGAAGGCGAGGAAGTACATCAGCAGCATATTGGCCAGGAGCATGATCGCCGCCGTCGGAATCTGGGCGCGGATGACCCCGTTCAAAGGCGAGTTGCGATCGGGCAGTTCCAGCAGGTTCGCCGGGACCACGTTGAAGTTGGCCGCCATGGGCGTCATCAGCGTCCCGCAGAAGCCGGCCAACATGCCGATGGCGCAGACGATGGCCGGGTCGCCGCCGAACTGATGAACCACGATGGGCAGGCCGATGGCGGCGGTCATGACGGGGAAGGCGGCGAAGGCGTTGCCCATGATGACGGTGAACAGCGCCATGCCCGCGCAATAGGCGAAAACCGCCATGAAGGCCGAGGTCATGGGGATGACCCGCGCGATCAGGTCGCCCACCACCTCGCCCACGTCGGCGGCCAGGAAGACCGCGCCCAGCGAGGCCAGCATCTGCGGCAGAAGCGCCGCCCAGCCGATGGAGTCCATCAGCCGTCGCCCTTCCTGGACCGGCGCCATGACCGGCGGACGGAACCAGGCCATGGCGGCGACCAGGGCGATGACGCAGCCCAGCCCCAGGGAGATCAGGGTCGTCTGCACCGGTGAGATCAGCCAGGCGCCGGCGAGCGTATGCTTGGCCAGCAGGGTCCCGCCGACCGCGACCAGCGGAACCAGAAGCGCCGGCACGAACAGGGCGTTACGCCAGCGGGCGGCGCTCGCCTGGCGTTGGTCGGACGTGGTGGTGGCGGGCTTGCCGACGCCGAGCTTGCCCGTCGCGCCGATGACGACCAGGGCGATGACCAGTAGCCCGTTGCCGAAGCCGCCGAGCCAACTGCCGAACAGCATCGACAGGGCTATCAGCCCCCAGAACAGGGCGCTGCGGAACCGCGTCGGGTTTAGCGGATCGCGCAGGCTGAGGATGGAGAAGGCCGCGAACATCAACCCGGTCGCGACATAGGCGTGCTCGAGCGTGATCATCGGCCCATGCCCGCCTTCGGCTCAGTTTCGTCCGCGGCGTCAGGGACGGCCATGTCCTTTTTCACCTGCCGGTCGAACATCAACAGGCGCGCGCCGTGAACCAGGAAGGCGACCATGGCCGTGGGGATGGCCCACAGGGAGACGTGCAGCGCCTCGACGCGGATGCCCGCCTGCTCCAGAAAGCCGACGATCAGGACGATGGAGCCGATGGCTATGAAGATGTCCTCGCCGAAGAACAGGCCGACGTTGTCCGTGCCGGCCGCCATGCCGCGGATGCGGAAGCGGGCCTTGTCGGTCAGAGGGCCGAACTCGCTCTCGGCCGCGCCTTCGGCCATGGGGGCGATGAGGGGGCGCACCATCTGCGGATGGCCGCCAAGCGAGGTCAGACCCAGGGCCGAGGTCGACTGCCGCACCAGCAGGTAGATCAGCATCAGCCGCCCGGCCGTCGCCGCCTTGACCCTGGTCACCAGGTCGCGCGCCCGTTCCTGCAGGCCCGCCCTTTCCAGCAGGCCGATCACCGGCAGGACCAGCCAGGTGATGTGGAAGTAGCGGTTGTCGTTGAAGGCCTGGCCGAAGCGCGAAATCGTGTCGATCCCCGCCGTCATCAGGCCCCTGGCGTCGACGCCCGGCCCAACCGCCGCCAGCACCCCGGTGGCGATCGCCGCGACCAGGATGACGACCAGCGGATTGATCCGGGCGACGAAGCCCGCGACCACGATCAATATCCCCAGCAGCACCAGCATGGTTCGTCCCTCCCTGGACGAATGTTTGCGCGGAATGGCCGTCTCAGGAAGGGTCTTTCGCGCCGAAGCCGCCGCCGCCGGGCGTCTCGATAACGAAGACGTCGCCCGGCGTCATGGCGACCTCGGCGGTGGCGCCCAGGGCTTCGACGCGGCCGTCGGCCCGCTCGACCCGGTTCACCCCGAGCGCGCCCGGTTCGCCGCCGTCCACGCCGAAAGGCGGCACGCGGCGGTGATTGGACAGGATGGCCGCGCTCATCGGCTCCAGGAAGCGCACCCGGCGTACCGCCCCGTCGCCCCCGCGATGACGGCCCTCGCCGCCGGAGCCGTGCCGGATGGAGAATTCCTCCAGAAGGACCGGGAAGCGGGTCTCCAGAACCTCCGGGTCGGTCAGCCGGCTGTTGGTCATATGGGTCTGGACAGCGGCGGCCCCGTCGAAGTCGGGTCCGGCGCCCGAACCGCCGGCGATGGTCTCGTAATACTGACGCGTCTCGTCGCCGAAGGTGAAGTTGTTCATCGTCCCCTGGCTGGAGGCGAGGACGCCCAGCGCGCCGTAGAGCGCATCCACCACGGCCTGACTGGTCTCGACGTTGCCCGCCACGACAGCGGCCGGATAGCGGGGGTTCAACATCGACCCTTCCGGCACGATCAGTTCGATCGGCTTCAGGCAGCCCTCGTTCAGCGGAATGGCGTCGTCCACCAGTGTGCGGAAGACATAAAGGGTCGCCGCCCGCGCGATTGATAGCGGCGCGTTGAAGTTGGTCGGCAGCTGATCGCTGGTCCCGGTGAAGTCGACGACCGCGCTGCGGGCCCCGGCGTCCACGTCGATGCGGACGCGGATGACCGCGCCGCCGTCCATCTCATAGACGAAGGCGCCGGGCTTCAAAGCGGCTATGGCGCGGCGGACGGCCTCCTCGGCGTTGTCCTGGACGTGACCCATGTAGGCCGTGACCACCTCGCGGCCGAACTCGCCGGTCATGCGGATAAGCTCCTGGGCGCCGCGGGTGCAGGCGGCCACCTGGGCCTTCAGGTCGGAAATGTTCTGGTCGACGTTGCGCGACGGCCAGGGTCCGGAGGCGAAGAGGGTGCGCGTCTCCGCTTCGCGCAGCCTTCCGGCGTCCACCAGCAGGAAGTCGTCGATCAATACCCCTTCGTCGTCCACGCTGCGCGAGGTCGCGGGCATGGAGCCTGGCGTGATCCCGCCCACGTCTGCATGGTGGCCACGCGCCGCGACGAAGAAGGCCGGGGCGGCGTCGTCCTCCAGAAAAACCGGCATGATGACGGTGATGTCCGGCAGGTGGGTGCCGCCGTTGTAGGGGGCGTTCAGCATATAGACGTCGCCCGCCTTCATGCCCCGGCCGTCGCGGTCATTGCCTCGCGAGGCGATGACCGTGCGGATGCTTTCGCCCATCGAGCCCAGGTGCACCGGAATATGCGGCGCATTGGCGATCAGGGCGCCGTCCACGTCGAAGACAGCGCAGGAGAAGTCCAACCGCTCCTTGATGTTCACTGAATAGGCCGTGGCGCGCAGCGCCTCGCCCATCTGTTCGGCGCAGGCCATGAAGCGGCTGTTGAACACCTCCAGCATGATCGGATCGACGTCCGTGCCGATAGCGGTGCGGGCGGGCAGGGGGACGACCCGCTCCAGCAACAGATTGGTCGCCGCGTCGACCGAGGCGCGCCAGCCCGGCTCGACGACGGTGGTGCCGGTGTCCTCGAGCAGAATGGCCGGGCCGTCGACATGGGCGCCGGGTTTCAACGCTTCGCGGCGATAGACAGGCGCGTCGTGATCCACGCCCGCCATGCGAACGGTCAGGGCGGCGGCGGCTTGGGGCGCGGGAGCTTCGACGGCGATGGCCTGGCCCGCATCCAATGCCTGATCCGACCGGCCGACAGCCTCGGCCTCCAGGGTCTCGACGACCAGGGCCTTGTCCTCGGCGAAGAAGCCGAAGCGGCGACGGTGCGTCGCCTCGAAGGCGGCGGCCATGTCGGCGGCGAGGCCGAACGGCACGGTCAGGGTGGTGTCGGATCCGGCGAACTTGATCTCGGCGCGGGCGACGGTCGCGACGGCGTCGGGGGCGAAGCCTTGCGCCTCCAGATCGGCGCGCGCCGTTTGAGTCAGCTCGGCGATACGGTCGGCCAGGTCGGTGTCTGCGGCGGGGTCGAGAGGCAGGGCGACGGTTGTCTGGCGGATGGTCCGCACCTCGGCCAGGCCCATGCCGTAGGCCGACAGGACGCCGGCGAACGGATGCAGCAGCACCTTCGTCATGCCGAGCGCATCGGCCACCAGACAGGCGTGCTGCCCGCCCGCCCCGCCGAAGCAGTTCAGCACGTATTTGGTGACGTCATAGCCGCGCTGGATGGAGATGGAGCGGATCGCCTCGGCCATGTTCTGCACGGCGATGGTCACGAAGCCCTCGGCCAGTTCGCCCGGCGTGACGGCCCGGCCTGCGGCGGCGGTCACCTCGACGGCCATCGCCTCGAACTTCATCCGCACGGCGTCGGCGTCCAGAGGCTCATCGGCGTGGGGGCCGAAGACGGCAGGGAAGAAGTCGGGGCTCAGCTTGCCCAGCATGACGTTGCAGTCGGTCACCGTCAGCGGCCCGCCGCGCCGATAGGCCGTCGGTCCCGGCGAGGCCCCGGCGGACTCAGGCCCGACCCGCAGTCGTCCGCCGTCGAACCGGCAGATGGAGCCGCCGCCCGCCGCCACAGTGTGGATGCTCAGCATGGGCGCGCGCAGCCGCACCCCCGCCACCACGGCGTCGGACGTGCGCTCATAGTCCCCCGCGAAGTGGGACACATCGGTCGAGGTGCCGCCCATGTCGAAGCCGATGACGCGATCGAACCCTGCGGCCCTGGCGGTCTCGGCCATGGCGACCACCCCGCCCGCCGGCCCCGACAGGATGGCATCCTTGCCCCGGAAGGCGTCGGCCGCCGTCAGCCCGCCCGACGACTGCATGAACTGCAGGGGCGTCGCCGCGCCGAGGTCGGCCCCGACCTTGTCCACATAGGCGCGCAGGATGGGCGACAGATAGGAGTCCGCCACCGTGGTGTCGCCGCGCCCGATCAGCTTGATAAGGGCCCCGACCTCATGGCTGAGCGACACCTGCTGGAAGCCGACCTCGCGGGCGATCTCGGCCAGTCGGCGCTCATGGGCGGTGAAGCGCCAGCCGTGGACCAGGACGATGGCGACGGCGCGGAAGCCCGCGGCATGGGCGGCGGCCAGATCGGCGCGCGCCCTGGCGGCGTCCAGAGGCCGGTCGATGGCGCCGTCGGCCATGACCCGCTCATCGATCTCGACCACGCGGTTATAGAGTTGATCGTTGAGCACGATGTGGCGCACGAACAGTTCGGGCCGCGCCTGCCACCCGATCCTCAGGGCGTCGCCGAAGCCCGCCGTGATCGCCAGCACGGTCGGCTCGCCCTTGCGCTCCAAGAGGGCGTTGGTCGCCACCGTGGTGCCCATGCGGACCTCGTCGACCAGGCCCGCCGCCAGCGGCCCTGGGGCGGCCTTGAGAATGCGACGGATGCCCTCGACGGCGGCGTCGGCGTATTGCTCGGGATTGACCGACAGCAGTTTGCCGGTCTTCAGGGCGCCGTCGGGCGCGCGGGCGACGATGTCGGTGAAGGTGCCGCCGCGGTCGATCCAGAAACGCCAGTTCACGTTCATCTTGCCCATCAATCTGTTCCGAAGCGAACGCGCCTGGGCGGCAGGCTCATCCATCGCCGGAGGGAGGATCGCGCAGATGTCCGCCGTTTTGGAGTCACGATTGTGCTCGCTGCGAGAATGCGGATTCGGACCGTCCAGGCCCTCGTGGCGATCTCCAGTTAAAACGATTTCAGGGCTGTTCACGACGTTGCAGATTCACGTGCACCCGAGGTCGAGGCGCGACTAAGTCGCTGATTTTACGGCGCCTGGCGCTCTAGAGGGGACCGCAACCCCTCTCGGCGACGACGGTCGGTACGGCCGCGGTCGTTGTGGCAGCGCGGTTCAGAGCTGACCTGAGCCTCTATCTGCCAAATGTCGGGAGTGCGGCAGCCTGCACATGTCTGCTTCTGGGGCACAGTCGCCACATCGGCGATGAGCATAGCAAGCGTCGGGCTGCCGACCGCTTTCGTGCAGTCGGTCAGCAGCATCAGTTTGGGCTGTGAGGCCCCCTGATAGGCATTGATGCTGTCGGGGGACATATGGCCTAGCGTCAGGCTCTTAGCGGAGCGCTGTCACCCCCGCTCGCAAGCGTTGGGTTTTGATCGCCACGGTCCTGGGCTCCAGCCTGACCTTCATCGACGGATCAGCGCAGGGCGTGGCCCTGCCGGCCATCCAGAGCGATCTCGGGGCCGGTCCGGCTGCGCCCGGACCCTGACGGCGACCTTCGAGGCCCAAGTGGGGCAGGTCCATGCCACCGGACGTCGCCCGATCGACGAGGTGACGGCGGATGTGCGCAGCCGGATCATTCTGGCCTTGTCGCCGCTGGCGTTCGGGCTGGGCGAGGGATCGGCCATGCAGAAGCCCCTGGCCATCGGGCGGGGTGATTGATCCTGACCTTTCAGTGTCTTGCGGCGTCACTGCCGAAGGCGTCGATAAGCGCCGGATATGAAATGAATTGTGACGGGACCCTTCGAAGCCTTTCGGAGAGTCTCTTCATTTGTGATGCCGTCATTTCGGATGGTGTCGCGACGGATCAACGCCGTCGCTTCCGGCCGCCGCCGCAAACCCGCGCAGCGCCGTCGCCGCCGCCATGCGGCTGCGCACGCCAAGAAGCCGGAACGCCGCCGCGAGGTGAACCTTGACGGTGCTTTCCGAAATCATGAGGGCGCGGGCGATCTCCTTGTTGGACCGTCCGGTCGTCAGCAGCGTCAGCACTTCGCGCTGACGGCGCGTCAGCAACTGGGGCTGGCCGTCGCGTCGGCTGGAGTCGCATGGCGGCGACGGCTCGTCGCATACGCTGGCCGGCACGTAGATGTTGCCCTTGAGCACGGCCTGGAAACCGGCGGCCATTTGGGACGGGGAATGCTGCTTGGGCACATAGCCGTGCGCCCCGGCGGCTAGGGCGTCGAAAACCGCCCGCTGCGCTTCCGGCCAGTCGACGACGACCACCTTCACGGCCGGGTGGCGGCTGCGCAGGCGGCGAACGCCCGACAAGGCCCCCATGCCGGGTAGTTCGAGGTCGATGGAGACGAGGCGCGTGTCCGGCGCCGCGGCTAGGGAGGCCAGCACGCCGGGGAAATCCGCTTCTTCGCGAATGACCTTCGCCACGCGGTAGTTGTGCAGCGTCGCCACTAGACCGGCGCGATAAAGCGGCTGGCCGTCGGCCACCACGATTGTGTTCATCGACAAATGTGCTGACATGGAATGGCCATCTCCGCGATGGAGAGGTCACAATTATGCTTTAATATTGTAACTTCTACAATATTTCTTGGAAGCTCTACTTTTATATGGCGTGGGTATTGGCCTTGGTTATAGTCATTTGATGAATATATCCACGGAATGTCGTCATGATCATAGCCTTGTGATGACTTCGTGCCCCATCGTTCCCTTTCAGTGTTGTCGGCCCGAGCGCCACAAGGTCTGGGTGAGGGGCTCCAGCAGGTAGTTCAGGGCGCTGCGGCGGCGCAAGGGCACCAGGACTTCGGCGGGCAGGCCCGCTCTCAGCCCGGTCTCGCCGCGCAGGCGGCGGATCTTGTCGAGCTCTTCGGGCGGCACCGTCACTTCGATCTCGAAGTAGCGGACGCCGGTCCGCTCATCCTCGAAGCTGTCGGCGGAGACCCGACTGACCGCGCCCTTGAGGATCGGCAGATTGCGTTCCTGGATGGCCGGGAAGCGGACCTGGGTGCCCATGCCGATCTTGAGGTCGTCGGCGTCGGTCGGCGCTGCGCGGGCTTTGACGACCAGGGCGCGGTCCTGGGGAACGATCTCCATGATGGTGGAGCCGGCGGCCACCACCCCGCCCACGGTAAAGGCTTTCAGGCCGACCACCTTGCCGCCGGCGGGCGCGCGGATGATCGACCGGGCCAGTTGTTCGCGCGAGGCGGCGAGCTTGGGCTGGATCTCGTCAAGACGCTGCTGCAACTCGCCCAATTCCGTGGCCACCTCCTCGAGCCGGGCTCGGTCCAGGGACATCATCTGCATCCGCGTCTCGCCGACGGCTTCCGAGGTTCGGGCCGAGTCCGCGCTCAGGGCTCCGTAGGCGCCGTCCAGTTCGGCAGCGGCGCGTTCCATGGCGCGGATGCGGTTCACCGCGACGAAGCCGTCAGGCAGCAGCCGTCGCATCCCGACCAGTTCCTCGTTCAACAGCCGCTGCTGCTCGCGATTGGACGCCATCTGGTGAGACAGGCCGCCGATCTGCTCCGACTGCTGACGGATGCGTTGCGACAGCACGGCGTGCTCGGTCTGGATCGAGGACCGCCGCGCCGCGAGCAACTGGCGTTGTCCGGCCAACGCTTCGGCGGCCAGGGCGCGATCAGCCTCGGTCAGGGCGGCGAAGGCGGCGGGTTCCTCCAGGGCGGCGCGCCCGTCGCGCTCCGCGGTCAGGCGAGCCCTACGGGCCAGGAGGGTGATGAGTTCGCTGGTCATGGCCCGCTCGGACGCCGCCAGTTCGGGCGTCGCCACGCGCAGCAGGGGCTGGTCCGCGCTCACCGTCTGCCCCTCGGAAACATAGAGATCGGTCACGATGCCGCCGTCGCGATGCTGGACGGCCTGCCGGTTGCCCGAGACGGCGACCACGCCGTCGGCCATGGCGCCGGCGTCCAGCGGGATCACGGCGGCCCAGCCCAGCAGGCCGAGAAAGAAGGCCGCGGCGATCAGAAAGCCGACCCGTGCTTCGCGGTGAGGCCGCTCCAGATGGTCGTTGGCCGCATCGAGAACGCCGGACTTCGTTTGGAACAGGGGGGCGGCCATCGGGCTACCTCGGCTTCATGTTGACGACGTTGCTCTTGGCGGCGTTGGCGGCGAGGGTGTCGCGCACCTCGGCCTGGGGCCCCTGGGTTTCGATCATCCCGTTGCTCAGCACGGCCAGGCGGTCGACGTTGCGCAGCACGGCGCTCCGATGCGCCACGATCAGGATCGC
The nucleotide sequence above comes from Brevundimonas naejangsanensis. Encoded proteins:
- a CDS encoding DUF2891 domain-containing protein, whose product is MTQTLDAALASRFAATALGHVTREYPNHIMHVLTGPQDARTPRDMHPIFFGSFDWHSCVHGWWTLFTLYRLHPGMAEAPAIRVLADDLFTAEKVMGEAAYLARPEARGFERPYGWAWLLMLAAEVERHDTDEGRRWAEILRPLAGIFADRFKAFLPLADYPVRTGTHYNTAFALRLTLDYADVHDPDLAALCRDAARRWHAEDRDCQAWEPSQDEFLSPALMEAVLMRRVLSPDDFAAWFDAFLPALSEGRPASLLTPARVSDRADGKIAHLDGLNLSRGWCWREIIAAFPVGDARRAIGARAAAAHLDAALTHVTGDYMGEHWLASFALLALLEP
- a CDS encoding DUF979 domain-containing protein, which gives rise to MITLEHAYVATGLMFAAFSILSLRDPLNPTRFRSALFWGLIALSMLFGSWLGGFGNGLLVIALVVIGATGKLGVGKPATTTSDQRQASAARWRNALFVPALLVPLVAVGGTLLAKHTLAGAWLISPVQTTLISLGLGCVIALVAAMAWFRPPVMAPVQEGRRLMDSIGWAALLPQMLASLGAVFLAADVGEVVGDLIARVIPMTSAFMAVFAYCAGMALFTVIMGNAFAAFPVMTAAIGLPIVVHQFGGDPAIVCAIGMLAGFCGTLMTPMAANFNVVPANLLELPDRNSPLNGVIRAQIPTAAIMLLANMLLMYFLAFRF
- a CDS encoding DUF969 domain-containing protein — translated: MLVLLGILIVVAGFVARINPLVVILVAAIATGVLAAVGPGVDARGLMTAGIDTISRFGQAFNDNRYFHITWLVLPVIGLLERAGLQERARDLVTRVKAATAGRLMLIYLLVRQSTSALGLTSLGGHPQMVRPLIAPMAEGAAESEFGPLTDKARFRIRGMAAGTDNVGLFFGEDIFIAIGSIVLIVGFLEQAGIRVEALHVSLWAIPTAMVAFLVHGARLLMFDRQVKKDMAVPDAADETEPKAGMGR
- a CDS encoding hydantoinase B/oxoprolinase family protein → MGKMNVNWRFWIDRGGTFTDIVARAPDGALKTGKLLSVNPEQYADAAVEGIRRILKAAPGPLAAGLVDEVRMGTTVATNALLERKGEPTVLAITAGFGDALRIGWQARPELFVRHIVLNDQLYNRVVEIDERVMADGAIDRPLDAARARADLAAAHAAGFRAVAIVLVHGWRFTAHERRLAEIAREVGFQQVSLSHEVGALIKLIGRGDTTVADSYLSPILRAYVDKVGADLGAATPLQFMQSSGGLTAADAFRGKDAILSGPAGGVVAMAETARAAGFDRVIGFDMGGTSTDVSHFAGDYERTSDAVVAGVRLRAPMLSIHTVAAGGGSICRFDGGRLRVGPESAGASPGPTAYRRGGPLTVTDCNVMLGKLSPDFFPAVFGPHADEPLDADAVRMKFEAMAVEVTAAAGRAVTPGELAEGFVTIAVQNMAEAIRSISIQRGYDVTKYVLNCFGGAGGQHACLVADALGMTKVLLHPFAGVLSAYGMGLAEVRTIRQTTVALPLDPAADTDLADRIAELTQTARADLEAQGFAPDAVATVARAEIKFAGSDTTLTVPFGLAADMAAAFEATHRRRFGFFAEDKALVVETLEAEAVGRSDQALDAGQAIAVEAPAPQAAAALTVRMAGVDHDAPVYRREALKPGAHVDGPAILLEDTGTTVVEPGWRASVDAATNLLLERVVPLPARTAIGTDVDPIMLEVFNSRFMACAEQMGEALRATAYSVNIKERLDFSCAVFDVDGALIANAPHIPVHLGSMGESIRTVIASRGNDRDGRGMKAGDVYMLNAPYNGGTHLPDITVIMPVFLEDDAAPAFFVAARGHHADVGGITPGSMPATSRSVDDEGVLIDDFLLVDAGRLREAETRTLFASGPWPSRNVDQNISDLKAQVAACTRGAQELIRMTGEFGREVVTAYMGHVQDNAEEAVRRAIAALKPGAFVYEMDGGAVIRVRIDVDAGARSAVVDFTGTSDQLPTNFNAPLSIARAATLYVFRTLVDDAIPLNEGCLKPIELIVPEGSMLNPRYPAAVVAGNVETSQAVVDALYGALGVLASSQGTMNNFTFGDETRQYYETIAGGSGAGPDFDGAAAVQTHMTNSRLTDPEVLETRFPVLLEEFSIRHGSGGEGRHRGGDGAVRRVRFLEPMSAAILSNHRRVPPFGVDGGEPGALGVNRVERADGRVEALGATAEVAMTPGDVFVIETPGGGGFGAKDPS
- a CDS encoding efflux RND transporter permease subunit, yielding MGQVHATGRRPIDEVTADVRSRIILALSPLAFGLGEGSAMQKPLAIGRGD
- a CDS encoding LuxR C-terminal-related transcriptional regulator, which gives rise to MSAHLSMNTIVVADGQPLYRAGLVATLHNYRVAKVIREEADFPGVLASLAAAPDTRLVSIDLELPGMGALSGVRRLRSRHPAVKVVVVDWPEAQRAVFDALAAGAHGYVPKQHSPSQMAAGFQAVLKGNIYVPASVCDEPSPPCDSSRRDGQPQLLTRRQREVLTLLTTGRSNKEIARALMISESTVKVHLAAAFRLLGVRSRMAAATALRGFAAAAGSDGVDPSRHHPK
- a CDS encoding HlyD family type I secretion periplasmic adaptor subunit, with the protein product MAAPLFQTKSGVLDAANDHLERPHREARVGFLIAAAFFLGLLGWAAVIPLDAGAMADGVVAVSGNRQAVQHRDGGIVTDLYVSEGQTVSADQPLLRVATPELAASERAMTSELITLLARRARLTAERDGRAALEEPAAFAALTEADRALAAEALAGQRQLLAARRSSIQTEHAVLSQRIRQQSEQIGGLSHQMASNREQQRLLNEELVGMRRLLPDGFVAVNRIRAMERAAAELDGAYGALSADSARTSEAVGETRMQMMSLDRARLEEVATELGELQQRLDEIQPKLAASREQLARSIIRAPAGGKVVGLKAFTVGGVVAAGSTIMEIVPQDRALVVKARAAPTDADDLKIGMGTQVRFPAIQERNLPILKGAVSRVSADSFEDERTGVRYFEIEVTVPPEELDKIRRLRGETGLRAGLPAEVLVPLRRRSALNYLLEPLTQTLWRSGRQH